The DNA window TATAATTTACCTATTGAATTATACTAGTATATATAATACTTTTTATTATAACATGATCCTAAAAAATAGTAACAATGTTcattatttatataatttttcAGTAACATAAATTCCAATAGACCTCATGTTTAGTTAGAACTTGTAGATGTGTAGATATATTAAATTTTTATCTTGACAAAGGATATTGTTCACTTACAATTAGAGGAGCCAATGATAACCATATGTAGATATGCCATCCTATAAAAAAGGAACATAACAAAAGAGTAGCATTAGTTTTCAGAATTGTAAGTAAGGGTTGTAATGGATCATAGCCCTAAAGCCCCCTTCATAATTCAACTCAGCTCTTAATCACCCTTAgcataaaattatataaaatatAAATCCGGCCCTTTATCATCCCTACTTTTAAGTAGTGCATAAAGTATCTATAAGAGTTTGATATAGTATGTGGTGCCAATGAACCTATAAACATGGCTTTAAGCACATATGGCTTGTAAAAGAGACCTTTTATACATAGTGAGAAGTCATAAATATTTACATCTCTGTGTTTGGATCTAGTAGGGATTATAGAAATCAGGTAAAAGAATCTGTCGGtaatacggacaggggtacctcctgctagggtgtccagacccttagcgcgTCGCTGCCGTCTCACAAGTAAGGGCGCGATGGTGTtcggctccggcgtgtgcgccaagcgcatcgtggtggacacacgccaccacatgctcggccgcctatcctccatcatcgccaaggaACTGCTCAACGATCAGAAGGTCGTGGTGGCCCGCTGCGAGGCGACCTGCCTCTCCGCGCGGGCCCTGTCAGTCAGAAAGTCGTCTGACAGGGTCACCAACCAGATGGGCGCAAGGTTATCCGTGATCTCGCCTTTGTCCTATGGGTGACGGGGCGTACGGTCCGGGCCTGACCGCTGGGATCATGATCTCCGGACCtcccatccccccccccccccccgtgctcATATAGGTCCGACGCTTCCATGTGCCCACGAGGATAGGGTGCTCGGGAatggcctccacaggcccggaccccccagggggtccggtgccgccacgtgtgggagctAGACCCCTCTGGGCCTATCCATCCGGAcaggcctcgggggcccggacctccctttcccccaggaaggggtccggtgccgtcACCTGCCGCCTCAAGCTGCCAAGGAGGCGGCTGCAGGGCCAACCCTTCCACGTGCCCGCGGCAGAAGGCCTCCCGTTGGGCGCCAGTCCAACCACCACATTAAATGCGGGTTGGTGGGCTGGCgtgcccaagacagggcatggccTGCCTACTGACACgctgggcaggtatgctgacaccacggtaagcccgcctgtttccaaggcggcacGTCGCATCACCACGTATTGTGCGTGGGCAAGCGGTGCACAGTCAACTCACGGCGCCACGTGCATGGGTAATGATGGTCTGCTGCcggagagccgaggcgtgcgctgctacagtgtgcaCGGAGGCGACGGTGCGGCGGGTCAGCGCAGCTCCTTCGCCTATTAGAGGGTTCTAGcctaacagtgacagcacgtcttccactgtgcgtaGTCACTTacagcaggcactgtgccggtaaggcggcacacGACTATGCTCTGGTtgcagatacgcacatcaacttcccaattgagaggactacagagaggagatggagaggaagatctccatatcactcatattacaggctcctgttggccgggcccacctgttgGGGCCCCGCACAATGTATGCACTCCCCttagtctataaaagggagagtgcactcgttagaacacgAGTTCCACGGATAGGCTCTACGAAGGGGACAAGCTCTCACAAGACACACACAGAAAGCTTTCACAAGCtctctcaagcaatacaactcaaaagtggacgtagggtattacgctccggcggcccgaaccactctaaattcTCGTGTCTCTCCCGTGTTCATCTGCCCtttgatcaagcgctcctaggtctcccccaaactcttcctaaactaggattaggcgggtgtaTTCCACCAcacggctggagatttcctccgacagaaTCCCTATGAAATCCAAATACCCGAAATTCTTGTGCGGAGCATAAGAACTCAACCACCAAGATTATAAGATTCCCATAATCTCTCTCAACTCTACTATTGGGGGGGGGTGAAGGGAGGTAGACATCATTTATTAGGGTTAGAATCCAGATTATAATCCAAAAATACAAACAACCATATTATTATTAGCCAAATCAAGATTATTATAATCCCTATGAGATCCAAATAGCCCCTTATATATTATAGCCATATAATATATTATAATGCATCAGATGTGTGATCTACACTTTGTAAAAGTGGATCTAAAAACGATGTGTCTAAAAGCCAGATATGGAACTTTTAACTATATATAGTAACGAAATTTGGACAGATATTTTGTGAGATAGGAATTATACCATGGACGTTTAATAGTAACAATACCACTAGAAAAGCCAAAAGGTACCAACTGCACAAGGAAAGCACATTTGCATTATATTTCAACATTACTAATATACCAACAAACCATACTAAAAAGGCAGATAAGACAGAAATAGTTTAGTCATTTACCTTATACCAACAACTTTCTTGAAATCAGCCTCGAATGCTCTAATCATGTACTTGTAAAAATTGAATTTCAGGTGCCCCTTGCAATGTTTCTACGACATGGGATCAacaaatgtatgtttattttaCATAATACATGGCATATACTATGAAATTGGTTAGGTGTTTGATTGATGAAAGTATATTTCTAACTACCGTTATGAAGCCAAGCCGCATGGCTGTATAGTCCTCCTCAGTGACTGACCCGTATAATTGTTTGAAGAACGACCTCTGAATTTAAGTTGTATAAGTGTTCATTTATTCCATTGTTGTCAAAATATAAAAAAATGAAGTGTTTATAGGTTTTAGGCACAAGGGAATAAATACCAGCCAGCCATGTATTTTCCAACGTTTACCATGCCCTTTAACGTGATCTctaataaatttgaattcttgcaCGAGTTTGATCATCTGGGGATCTACATATTTTGCCCCAGTGGCATTATACAACAGAGTTTATATAAGTGAAACCATGAAGGTATTAATTTATAAACTTGGAATTATGGGAGTATGTGTTGTATCATACCGCTTTCATTATTTAGTTGGATCTGCTCTTCCCACCGTCTCCAGTTTCTTGTCTACATTACAATAATGAAATCTTCAGCAAAGTTTAACATGACAGGTCATCATTGTCTATACCATGGTACAAGTTCTGATACCTGTGCGATTCCAAGAATAGCTGTAATAGCACTGAGAACCACATGTGTGACTGCTAAGACAAAGATGAATATGTGTAACTGATGCGTAGCTTCAACCGAGAGAATTGGAACTTTGCCCTGTACACAAAATTGAAAATGAATATTCCAGCGGAATGAGAGCAAGATGAAAACATGCGAGATGAAAGCAGGTGAGTTTCAACCAAATTAACAGGTAAGGAAACGTGTGGAATCATATGAATATGATGTAGATGGTACTGGTTAAAAGGAAGGGACGATAAACTAAGTCAAACTGGATGCAAAAAGTGGCATCTTTGCATTTGCATTGGAGCTATATTCAAAATTTTGGTATGTTTCTGCTAAGCACAAATGGCATTGTTGGAGCCTTGGAGGAGGTCTCTGAATTTCGTAATTTGCCGGTTGCCTGGAATTCCGCACGGCAAATCAAACCAAGCAGATACCTTTCTCTGGCAGTAGTCACTGGTGGCGCCTCCTCCAGCCAGGAGCCTCCTCGCACCACCCAGCACGCCGGTGAACGCTGCAGCACCGTACTTGGCACCAGCACTCGGTAGCGGCGGCAGCGGGCAGGGAAGCATGTGGTGCATGATGCTCTCCCGGACGCATATCTTCTGCGCGGCGCCCTGGAACACGCTGAGCAGGAGCGAGATGAACCCTAGCAGCATCAGCTCTGCGCCGCCGGCTGCCGCAATTGTCAATCTCATCGCCACTCTTCCCGGTGAAAAATACACAGTAGGATGCATCGTGTGTGTCTAACAACTAACCTTCTTTAATCTTGAGGAGGGCATCGTACAGCGGCTTCTTGCTGCCTTTCTTCAGCCTCTGTTCATGCATGCATGAATAGGAGATGATTTGGTTAATTATTAGTGAAAAGAGAACAAGAGTTACTGATCCAGCTCCGTGCTGGAGGCACAGCAGCAGCTAGCGCACCTTGCCAAGGCCGTGGAGCAGCCGCCCGAAGACCAGGGAGAGGACAACGATGACGGAGCAAACGGCGGCGACGATCCATGTGGGCGTGTGCTCCAGCGTGATCTCCGGCCCGCCGCCGACTTCCGCTCCTCCGGCCATGGCCAAAGGCCAACCACTTCGTCCCTCTTTGCTACTATATGTTCTTTCTTGGTCAAGAATGCCGCAAGCATGTATATGAAGACTCTGCAGCAACCTTTGCCTTTGCTTAGCTTTTATAGTGGTCGTGTCTTCCACGATGACATGGATTGCACAGCACGCAGGCCCATCTATCTGGCTTATATATGGCCACATGGATCGGGGAAAATAATCTGCATTTATTACTTTTAATGTTCCACTTGGACAAGACTTGAATTTTTTTCCCGCAAGTCCACGGCCTCTCCAATATGCTAGAGCTCATCAGCCCCTAGCCAGTCCGCAAGCTACAGCTTCTTGACAAAAGAGAAACAAAAACGACGTAGTGAAAGGCTTGTTATTTGCAGTAGCATATAGTATATCTTAGCTGTAATAAAAAGTCGCTGTCTCATGTGCTTCTGGTGGAAGAGCACAACTTAACGGAACGAATTCGCTCTGCGACATCATCCATACAATACAGAACATAGCTAGctaaggctgtctccagcgGTACACTGTAAATGGATCTGTTCCCTATTATAGAGTACACTGTAGCGACTCTATTGTTCCGGCGGTATCCTCCATAGCATGCGGTAAAATGGAGGACGCGCGCTGCGTCCTGCACAGAGCCGGGCACGACCGGCGTCCTCCATCCCGTCGCGCGGGAgatgcggcggggcgcgggaggcggggcgcgggaggcggggcaggggcggcgcgcgcgcggcggggcagggcgcgaggcggcggggcgcggacggcggggcgcggaggcggaggggcgcggacggcggggcgcggaggggctgcggcgggcgcggaggagcggcggcggcggggcgcggaggagcggcggcgggcgcggaggggcggcagcggggcgcggaggagcggcgggcggcggaggaggaggggggaggaggggcggaggaggggcgggcggcggaggaggaggggggaggaggggctgaggaggggcgggcggcggaggaggaggggcgggcggcggaggaggagggggggaggaggggccgaggaggggcgggcggcggaggaggaggggcgggcggaggaggggcgggcggcgggggaggaggggggaggaggggcggaggaggggcgggcggaggcggaggagggaggcggaggggcggcggaggcggaggagggaggcgcggaggcggagggcggaggcggaggggcggcggagggaggcgcggaggcggagggaggCGTGGAGGCAGAGGGCggagggcggaggcggagggcggaggcgcgggcggaggcggaggggcggtggaggcggaggagggaggcgcggaggcggagggcggaggcggagggcggaggtgcgggcggcgggcggaggcggaggcgcgggcggaggggcgcgggaggCACGGCGGTTGGGGGTTGGGGAAAGGGCAGTTGGAAGATAGGATAGAAAattgagattgtggggtatagaagatggaaatagaggatgttgttggagtaaaatttggtatagagaatgaagttgatatggaggatAGAAATAGGGGATGAGATttagaggatatcgctggagatagcctaagcAAGGGATGATGACTTTGCCCTAGGATGACTTTCGTGGGATTATTTGCATTGTCAACCAAAAGAAATGGTTGCTCGAGTCACGGGAATCCAAATAAAGCATGTTACAGTCGTGCCGCGGCATGTAGGACCGCTCATCACATGTAGCAGCTACCTAATTTCATGTGTTAAGTGAACTGACTGGTATCAACTTGACATAAAAAGGACAAAAAAAGTGGGGTTGTGACAATCATATAATAATAATTGCTACATACAAGGAGGTGATATTTGACCCATCCATTTCATGGCACAAAGCAAACGAGCGCACAGGTTGCCCCACAGAAGTGAACGATCTACTGGACTATTACCATCATGTCCTCTTAAGTTTTTTCCCCCAAAAATACAATAAAGACACAAATGCTCATATACACGCACACATACTTACCTCTATGAACACATCACAAATACTTTTACTTGGACCTATGTGTCTATAAGAGAGATCGAATCCGAAGATTTTAAGACAGTCAGAATCAGTCCTCGGGGAGGATGCAGTTAACAACACCAGCTAGAAATACGAGTGCAATCGTTGCAATTTGCAAGCCTCCAATTATCTTAGGAGTTTAAGACTGGTCTATAGATTAATTCctcaaaagaaaaagaaacacAATGACTAGGGTAAGCATGTGTTGACTAAAAAGAGATTCAAGGCCCGATCAGGTCTCATTAATTGAGAAGCTGGGAACTACCAAGGCCGGATCATATTAAACTAAATGATGTGGATGCTGCCTTTCTTCCATAGGGAGTCAAATATGGCTGGCGGTGTAACACCCCGCTCCAAAATCTACTTACGACCTAGCTTCTCACGTGAAATGGGCTCACATACGTTTAACATCTTTTACGCTTTCATCCTCGCTTCGTGTAAAAAGCTTGAGTTTTTGTATGGTCATGTGGTTTTAATGAGTACTTTGTGTGGTTGCTAGGGTGGGCTATGCCGGTTAATCATTTCTTATTACATGATATTTTTGCAAACATATTATGACTTGCATGTCCAGGTATGTGTGTATAGCTGGTGATACACTTCCTTTTGAAATCATGATGCAAAAAATAAATTTACATGAAATTAACTAGGTTGGAACTCGTCTGAAACACCATTGAAATTAACACTACCAAAGCATTTAAACCATTTGAACACTAATCAACATTATTGAATTTGGAAAATGAAACATTGGTTGAAAGTTGGATCCCATAGGAACATTAGTGAAACTTGAAAACGATTGATGAGAGCTTCGAAGTTGTAACATATTAATTGAACACAAAAACAACTTGCAAAACCAAAGTAGAACTGCAAATACAATATATTAGCCTCCAGACCAAAGACAAGTTCAATCAAGAAGTAAATATTACTCAATCAAAGATCCAACTAAGCCTACTATTAGTTCTTAGTTAGGCACTTAGATTAGCTTAGTAGTCCCATACTACATTGCTAAGTCTTTTCATGCATCTGTCATTTGAACCGCACCACCATGTCTTTCATCAGTAGAAGAGGTTGCCATATCTGCATTATTTGTTTTGTTCTTCCCTTTACGCCTTCTAGCACTTTGAGCCCAGTTAACAAGGTCCTCAGATACATTATCATCAAATATGGCTTTATTGAATGAACTTCCCATCTTTATAATTAGTAAGGAACACATAAAAATAGCATTAGCATCAGGTCTAACAAGAGAaaagtaaataaataaaaactatTATGATTGACGATGACTTTAATAGTTGAACATATCTGTAATAAAAAATATAGAATGCACTTCCTCGTAGGTGGTAGAGTTTATTCTAAGGTTTTTCACAACAAATAAATAACCTACAACAGAATTAAACTATTACCCTTACTCAAAACTTTTATTAGGCTAGTTACTTCAATAGTTACTACATTCCAAGCAACATCCTATGAAATTACATGGTATATATTTTGGATATGGATTTCAATTCTCATCAATACATACTACAATTTGCAGGGAATAAAGAATTCATATCTGTTGACAATAAAGGAAAACAATAAAGAGGAGAGTGTAAGGGAAGGATGTATGTAGACCCATTTTTTGACATTTTGAACGTCAAGCCATTATCTACGTTGTGAGTTTTGGAGACGGTTGTATGATCTAAGAGTACTGGACACGTGTCATAGTAAGTTAGAGTCACGTATTCAATAGAAGACATTATGGGTTGGTTGAGATGAGGAATCCAGACTTTGATATCCCATCAGATTTTTTTACTACTATTGTCCTAAGTTTCTTTATTGATATTCGGATCTTTTATAGCTGCCTCTTATAGCTTGAAATGGATAGGAACCAAGAACTCAATGAATC is part of the Panicum hallii strain FIL2 chromosome 2, PHallii_v3.1, whole genome shotgun sequence genome and encodes:
- the LOC112882523 gene encoding MLO-like protein 1 — protein: MAGGAEVGGGPEITLEHTPTWIVAAVCSVIVVLSLVFGRLLHGLGKRLKKGSKKPLYDALLKIKEELMLLGFISLLLSVFQGAAQKICVRESIMHHMLPCPLPPLPSAGAKLLAGGGATSDYCQRKGKVPILSVEATHQLHIFIFVLAVTHVVLSAITAILGIAQTRNWRRWEEQIQLNNESDPQMIKLVQEFKFIRDHVKGHGKRWKIHGWLRSFFKQLYGSVTEEDYTAMRLGFITKHCKGHLKFNFYKYMIRAFEADFKKVVGISWYLLAFLVVLLLLNVHGWHIYIWLSLAPLILLLVVGSKMEHIITELAVEVVQKHTAIEGDVVVTPSDDFFWFHRPKLVLHLIHIVLFQNAFEIAFFFILAVTFGFKSCIMGKPGYALARLVISVVSQLLCGYSTLPLYAIVSHMGNSFKKAIFDDNVSEGLVHWAQNARRRKGKNTTNAEVGGSSVDGKYGGAIQMTNA